One part of the Chloroflexota bacterium genome encodes these proteins:
- a CDS encoding C25 family cysteine peptidase: PVLCPDSDVNTQGDFNVAVQGAFNQGALYLQWMGHGNPVHWGGGPDFRYDHIDGMQANTRWPVTGHYACNTGWFVYLDNGRQTLGESFVVRYGDRGSVADLAGAGLHTRSSMWTYDQGVVKSMFQDRIERVGDMVNASKLHYFGATPTYHDVIDTMTLFGDPATRLRLPAAPDLSGAMLQTHRNWLPPAQPVTVTMTLSNSGNAPSIGTSVTMTLPTELAAPHWLSATTSSLVYHPDSHELHWSGDLAPAAQEVLAFASIISPTLTSCGQFDIQGTVTDELLVTTQLSATVNLAVPDVTCDGLVDIVDIQQVAGRWGSLTGDGLYEPRYDLDADDQITVMDVIAAAQVWQ, from the coding sequence ATCCGGTGTTGTGTCCGGACAGCGATGTGAACACGCAGGGAGATTTCAATGTGGCGGTGCAGGGGGCCTTTAACCAGGGGGCATTGTATCTGCAGTGGATGGGGCATGGCAATCCGGTCCATTGGGGTGGTGGGCCCGATTTCCGCTATGATCACATCGACGGGATGCAGGCAAACACGAGGTGGCCGGTGACAGGACACTATGCCTGCAACACAGGTTGGTTTGTGTACCTGGACAATGGCAGGCAGACATTGGGAGAGAGTTTTGTGGTGCGGTATGGGGATAGGGGGTCGGTGGCGGACCTGGCGGGTGCGGGATTGCACACCAGATCGTCGATGTGGACATACGATCAGGGGGTGGTCAAGTCGATGTTCCAGGATCGCATTGAGCGTGTGGGTGACATGGTCAACGCCTCCAAGCTCCACTATTTCGGCGCAACCCCCACTTACCATGACGTCATCGACACCATGACCCTGTTCGGCGATCCTGCTACCAGGCTGCGATTGCCAGCCGCTCCGGACTTGAGCGGTGCCATGTTGCAGACCCACAGGAACTGGCTACCGCCGGCTCAGCCGGTGACGGTGACCATGACTCTTAGCAATAGCGGCAACGCGCCATCCATCGGTACATCGGTGACGATGACACTGCCAACAGAGTTAGCTGCGCCTCACTGGCTGTCGGCTACGACATCAAGTCTGGTATACCACCCCGACAGCCATGAACTGCATTGGAGTGGCGACCTGGCCCCCGCGGCTCAGGAGGTCCTGGCCTTTGCCAGCATCATCTCGCCAACGTTGACATCGTGTGGACAATTCGATATTCAGGGTACAGTGACAGATGAGCTACTTGTCACTACTCAGCTTAGCGCGACGGTCAATCTGGCTGTACCTGACGTAACCTGTGACGGCCTGGTGGATATCGTCGATATTCAACAGGTGGCCGGTCGCTGGGGCAGCTTGACCGGCGATGGCCTCTACGAGCCTCGCTATGATCTGGATGCTGATGATCAGATCACAGTAATGGACGTGATTGCAGCGGCTCAAGTCTGGCAATAA